A stretch of DNA from Pasteurellaceae bacterium RH1A:
GGTTTACTCCCCTCTTTAGCAAAGAGGGGCAGGGGGAGATTTGGCAGAAGTGATAACAGAGTGAGGGCTATATTAGAAGTAAGATAAAAAGGATTATTCTAGGACTAATCACACTCTCACTTCGCTATTTCTACTGCCAAATCTCCCCTAACCCCTCTTTGCTAAAGAGGGGGATGGATCTTCGCAAAGTTTACGTTTATCTGACTAATCAACCAAAATTTGCAAAAACTTCAACTTTTTGACCCGCTTGTATTTATGAAAACCCTCTACATCTTCGACTTCGATGGCACGCTTGCCGACACTCTTCCCCTCTGCTTTATGTGCTTTCGGGAAACCTTCCTTAAATACAAGGGCGAGTTGTTAACCAACGCCCAAATCGAAGCCCATTTTGGCGGTTCTGAGGTGGAAATCATCGAAAAAATCGTGGGTGGCAGTGAGGCAACCAAGCAACAAGCGGTCGAATTTTACTACCAACTTTACCAAACCAATCACAGGCTTTACGCCAGTTGCCCCGAGCCAATCAGAACAATGCTTAATCAACTCAAGGCAGAAGGCAAAAAATTAGCCGTCTTTACCGGCAAAGGCAGACGAAGTCTTGATTATTCCCTCAAGGCCCTAGGGCTAGAAGATACTTTCGATTTAACCATCAGTGATGACGACATCGCAAATTCCAAACCCGCCCCGATGGCTTAATTAAAATTCTGCAACAATTACAAATCGACAAGGCAGAGGCGGTTTACTTTGGCGACAGCCCAGCCGATGTGCTGGCAGGCAATCAGGCAGGGGTGGAAACCCATTTAATCGACTGGATCGCCAATCCTCAAGCTCACATTAAATTAGGAGCAAACAATGCACTTTGAAATCGGCAAACAAGACTTCTTACTCAACGGGCAGCCCTTTAAAATCCTTTCAGGGGCAGTGCATTATTTTCGTATCGTGCCGGAATACTGGTACAAAACCCTCTACAACCTCAAGGCGATGGGGGCGAACACGGTGGAAACCTATGTGCCCTGGAACCTGCACCAGCCTGAACCCGACCGCTTTTGCTTCGACAAGCGGGCGGATTTGGTCAAATTTTTGCAAACCGCCCAAGATTTGGGGCTTTATATCATTCTTCGCCCAACGCCCTATATTTGTGCCGAATGGGAATTTGGCGGCCTGCCGGCTTGGTTGCTCAATTACCCAAATATGCGTTTGCGTAGCCGTGATCCGCAGTTCCTAAAACTGATTGAAGACTATTTTGCGGTGCTACTGCCCAAAGTCCGCCCCTTCCAGTTTACCCAAGGCGGTAACATCTTGATGATGCAAGTGGAGAACGAATACGGCTCTTTCAGTAACGACAAGGTTTATCTGCGAGCGATGGCGGATCTAATGCGAAAAGAAGGCATTGATGTGCCGCTCTTTACCTCCGATGGGGCTTGGCATAATGCGCTCAGTGCCGGCTCTTTGATTGAGGACGACATTCTGCCAACCGGCAATTTTGGTTCACGATCTGACGAAAATCTCGACCAACTGCAAGCCTTTTTCGACCACCACGGTAAATCCTTTCCTCTAATGTGTATGGAGTTTTGGGACGGCTGGTTTAACCGCTGGAAAGAGCCGGTGATTAAGCGTGAGGCACAGGATTTGGCCGACTGCGTGGCGCAACTGCTCAAACGAGCCAGCATTAACCTCTATATGTTCCAAGGCGGCACCAATTTCGGCTTTATGAACGGCTGTTCCGCCCGTAAGGACAGGGATCTGCCTCAAGTCACTTCTTATGATTATGATGCGCCCGTGCGTGAGTGGGGTGAGCCGTCCGACAAGTACTATTTGCTACAAAAGGTCTTTGCCCAATACCCAGACGCTTCCCCGATTACTGATCCGATTTTGCCTGAATTAACCGCCTATCCAAGCCTCAAGGTAGCACAAAGCGTGTCACTTTTCAGTACGCTGGAAAAACTGGCTCAACCGATTGAAAATGCCTATCCGCAGTCAATGGAAGAATTAGGCCATCATTATGGCTACATTCTCTACCGGGCCAAACCGCATAATGCAAGCGGCCCGATCAAGCTCAGAATTTACAACGCCCGAGACAGGGTGCAAATCTTCCAAGACCAGATCAAAATTGCCACCCAATACCAGTTTGAAATCGGCGATGAAGTCCTGCTAGAAGCTCCAGATCGCCCTTATCAGCTGGATCTCTTGGTCGAAAATATGGGCCGCGTCAATTACGGCGGCAAACTGCTTTCCCCAACCCAATACAAGGGCATTTATGGCGGCGTGATGCTGGATCTGCATTTCCACACCGACTGGCAGCAGTTCTGTTTGGATTTTGACAAACTCGATCAAATTGATTTTACAGGCGAAAAAAATCCAGCCACACCGTCCTTCTATGCCTTTGATTTGGTGCTTGATGAAGAGCCCAAAGACAGCTTTATCGACACCTCTTACTTGGGCAAGGGCGTGGTTTTTGTTAATGGCGAAAATCTCGGCAGATACTGGTCTGAAGGCCCAACGACTTATCTCTACCTGCCAGCACCTTTCTTGAAAAAGGGCAGCAACCGCATTGTGGTGTTTGAAACCGAGGGGGTAGAGGTGAGTGAATTGCGGTTTGCGGAGAAACCGATTTATAGGGAATTGGATACGGTGAATTTGTAACTTAAATCCCCTCCCCCGCTTGCGGGGAGGGTTAGGGTGGGGGGATTGCCGAAAGGCAACAAGCGATATCAAATTAGGAAAAATTTGCAAATATTCCCGAAAAATAACCCGCTTGCTTCTTGAGCTTCGCTCAATCCCCCCACCCCCGCCCTCCCCCGTAAACGGGAGAGGGGGTAGTATCAGATAATTTTAAAAAAACTAAGGAGCTTATATGAACTTAATCCTCATCAGCCACGGCGATTTCGCCACAGGCTTATTAGGCACGGCCGAGATGATTTTAGGAAAGATCCCTCATGCCCACACCGTTTGCCTCTACCCCCACGAAGGGTCGGACGATTTCAAGGCCAAATTTGAACAAGCACTTGCCAAGTGTCAGGGCGAGACGGTGGTGTTGTGCGATATTTTGGGCGGTACGCCTTGTAACGTGGCCATGCGGTTTTTGACCAACCCAGAACTTTCCCTCTACAGCGGAATGAACCTGCCCATGGTGATTAGCTTTGTCAGCGAAGGCAAGGACGATTTGATCGAAAACGCCCAGCAACAAATTTATGATGTACGCGCCCAACTGCAAGCCGTACAAGCCGGTGATGACGAATAGAATAAAAAAGGAGAACCCAATGAGCAAACGTGATTTCTTAAAAAAACTCTGCACTGAAAGAGGCATTATTTCCGCCCTGGCCATTGACCAACGTGGCGCCTTACGCCGTATGATGGGCGATGAGATTAGCCCTGAACAAGTCAGCGAATTTAAAACCCTCATTTCCCAAACCTTGACCCCTTATGCTTCCTCTATTTTGCTTGACCCAGAATTTGGCTGGGCAGCAGCAGGCAAGCGG
This window harbors:
- a CDS encoding beta-galactosidase; this translates as MHFEIGKQDFLLNGQPFKILSGAVHYFRIVPEYWYKTLYNLKAMGANTVETYVPWNLHQPEPDRFCFDKRADLVKFLQTAQDLGLYIILRPTPYICAEWEFGGLPAWLLNYPNMRLRSRDPQFLKLIEDYFAVLLPKVRPFQFTQGGNILMMQVENEYGSFSNDKVYLRAMADLMRKEGIDVPLFTSDGAWHNALSAGSLIEDDILPTGNFGSRSDENLDQLQAFFDHHGKSFPLMCMEFWDGWFNRWKEPVIKREAQDLADCVAQLLKRASINLYMFQGGTNFGFMNGCSARKDRDLPQVTSYDYDAPVREWGEPSDKYYLLQKVFAQYPDASPITDPILPELTAYPSLKVAQSVSLFSTLEKLAQPIENAYPQSMEELGHHYGYILYRAKPHNASGPIKLRIYNARDRVQIFQDQIKIATQYQFEIGDEVLLEAPDRPYQLDLLVENMGRVNYGGKLLSPTQYKGIYGGVMLDLHFHTDWQQFCLDFDKLDQIDFTGEKNPATPSFYAFDLVLDEEPKDSFIDTSYLGKGVVFVNGENLGRYWSEGPTTYLYLPAPFLKKGSNRIVVFETEGVEVSELRFAEKPIYRELDTVNL
- a CDS encoding PTS sugar transporter subunit IIA; translation: MNLILISHGDFATGLLGTAEMILGKIPHAHTVCLYPHEGSDDFKAKFEQALAKCQGETVVLCDILGGTPCNVAMRFLTNPELSLYSGMNLPMVISFVSEGKDDLIENAQQQIYDVRAQLQAVQAGDDE